CGGGCGCGCCCTGAATTGCGCCATTCTGCGCCTTCGATCCTTTTTTGATGAGATCGACGAATTCCATGCCCTTGGTCACCTTCCCGAAGATCGTATATTGGCCGTCGAGAAAGGAGGCATCGTCGAAAGTGATAAAGAACTGGCTGTCGCCGCTGTTCGGATCCTGGGCGCGCGCAAGGCCGACGGTGCCGCGGACGAAATGCTCCTTGCGGGTGAATTCGGCGGGAACATTGTGGCCGGACCCGCCCGTGCCATTGCCGAGCGGATCGCCCGTCTGGGCCATGAAGCCCGGGATCACCCGATGAAACGTCAGCCCATCGTAGAAGTGCTTGCGAATGAGTTCCTTGAAGTGCTTGACGGTCTCCGGTGCGAGATCCGGCCGCAGCTCGATCACCACCCGCCCGTCCTTGAGGTCCATGTAAACCGTGTTTTCGGGATCGGCCGCCGAGGCCGACATTGAGCCGAGAGTCATGAGAAGAACCACCACGAAGAAGGGTTTCAAAAAAGCGCGCATATTTGTTCCTGCGATTTTCACTTGGGGTTTGGGGAATTCCGGCGTCGCCGGAGGCCAGTCGAGCGTGCGGCCGTTTCCGGGCCGTCGGTCTTGAATCGCGCCACGAGCCGCCGGGCGACGCCGGCCGGCACGAAACTCGAGATATCGCCGCCGAGGCGTGCGATCTCCTTGACAAAGCGCGAGGAGATGAAGGTCTGCCGTTCCGACGCCATAAGAAAGACGGTCTCGACCTCTGGGTCCACCCGCGCGTTCATACCTGCCATCTGGAACTCGTAATCGAAGTCGGACACGGCGCGCAAGCCGCGAATGATGACGTTCGCCCCCATCTGTCTTACGAAATGCATGAGAAGGTTGTCGAA
This genomic window from Alphaproteobacteria bacterium contains:
- a CDS encoding peptidylprolyl isomerase, which encodes MRAFLKPFFVVVLLMTLGSMSASAADPENTVYMDLKDGRVVIELRPDLAPETVKHFKELIRKHFYDGLTFHRVIPGFMAQTGDPLGNGTGGSGHNVPAEFTRKEHFVRGTVGLARAQDPNSGDSQFFITFDDASFLDGQYTIFGKVTKGMEFVDLIKKGSKAQNGAIQGAPDKILKMQIAADVKS
- the coaD gene encoding pantetheine-phosphate adenylyltransferase, with amino-acid sequence MAERIGVYPGTFDPITNGHLDIILRASRIVDRVIVAIAINDGKGPLFSLDERIRMVEEECAKLAKAGNPALRRVRARAFDNLLMHFVRQMGANVIIRGLRAVSDFDYEFQMAGMNARVDPEVETVFLMASERQTFISSRFVKEIARLGGDISSFVPAGVARRLVARFKTDGPETAARSTGLRRRRNSPNPK